The segment CCGCGGCCATAGAAAGGATAGCCAGGACCGCCAGCAATAGATTGTCAGATACTTGGTAATCTGAACAAAAGAATTCTACAGTAGCACCTATGGCAACGATAACGCCGGCAGGAATGGCGATGTAACCAAGAAGCATCGTAGGCACGGCAGTGCCTCTCTGAACACGATACCAATTCTCCTCCGATTCAAGAGAATATAGCGTCCTTGTCCCGAAGATAACGTTAGGGGGCAGTTGATCATTTTTCATCCGTCGCCCTAGAAATATAGCCAAAATGCCAGTCGCCACCAGAACTCCCCCCAATAGCAGAAGCACCGCGAGTTCAAGTCCACTCATAACTCAGAACACCTCCGCCTCTGGTACCATCAGCGCTGAACTGTTGTCTGAAAACTCTACGAGAATTCTTATCTTCTTGTCGCGATAAGGCGAT is part of the Trueperella abortisuis genome and harbors:
- a CDS encoding SdpI family protein → MSGLELAVLLLLGGVLVATGILAIFLGRRMKNDQLPPNVIFGTRTLYSLESEENWYRVQRGTAVPTMLLGYIAIPAGVIVAIGATVEFFCSDYQVSDNLLLAVLAILSMAAVWFWVPYFRLKRSVRHDQDEDHEGESG